The following proteins come from a genomic window of Microbacterium sp. JZ31:
- a CDS encoding helix-turn-helix domain-containing protein, protein MRDPVDTTLVESLTAAQESQDWDRVLVFMREHWSDLFQHAPDALLDVIEALPPQVLAQNSRLRLADDYLRRTRDRRPETRAYRDIIADDPAAAPLDRLAALTGRIAVLRQAGRHRDAVAATDLAVSALRGMPVEIIPTFTNALPEFHYHWGIAYLLVSRFDDALEQFVQSHDWAASVGNHIVTARAAGGAALIHAVHGRGRDAEDWLAKLPAVPEDAWWAADASTPSRLAEAILHTERLEADAARVVLSSIDIRLSLDYWGPYFAMRAFLTPDHPADAQALLTEFDAFVSGLAPAYANAPLNAEYTALVRYLLLQILHQPDRAMRALGDARVDADANVTRQTSATLLAIRLVQLDRGAEARKLIAPLLHVSSARPRVLIPALLIAAETDAVDHREALLQRATALAVWNHCHSALTFGPAGVRQRLAALLRERGEGEVADRLLGVAASTPIAGTDALTKRETAVVRAALAGRSNIEIAEEQHVSVNTVKTHLRTAYRKLQVSNREQLHQLFQLGR, encoded by the coding sequence ATGAGGGACCCGGTCGACACGACCCTGGTCGAATCTCTCACCGCAGCGCAGGAGTCGCAGGACTGGGACCGCGTGCTCGTGTTCATGAGGGAGCACTGGAGCGACCTCTTCCAGCACGCGCCGGACGCTCTGCTCGACGTGATCGAGGCGCTGCCGCCGCAGGTGCTCGCCCAGAACTCGCGCCTGCGACTCGCCGACGACTACCTTCGCCGCACCCGCGACCGACGACCCGAGACGCGCGCCTACCGGGACATCATCGCGGACGATCCCGCCGCGGCGCCCCTCGATCGCCTCGCCGCCCTCACCGGCCGGATCGCGGTGCTGCGCCAAGCCGGTCGGCACCGGGACGCCGTCGCCGCGACCGATCTCGCGGTCTCGGCCCTGCGTGGCATGCCCGTCGAGATCATTCCGACATTCACGAACGCGCTGCCCGAGTTCCACTACCACTGGGGGATCGCCTACCTCCTGGTCAGCCGTTTCGACGACGCGCTCGAGCAGTTCGTGCAGAGCCATGACTGGGCCGCCTCGGTGGGCAACCACATCGTGACGGCGCGGGCGGCGGGGGGAGCGGCGCTGATCCATGCCGTGCATGGCAGGGGCCGAGATGCGGAGGACTGGCTCGCGAAGCTCCCCGCGGTCCCGGAGGACGCCTGGTGGGCCGCCGACGCCTCGACGCCGTCGCGGCTCGCCGAGGCGATCCTCCACACCGAGCGCCTGGAGGCGGACGCCGCCCGCGTCGTGCTCTCGTCCATCGACATCCGCCTGTCGCTGGACTACTGGGGACCGTACTTCGCCATGCGCGCCTTCCTCACTCCGGATCACCCCGCAGATGCGCAGGCGCTGCTCACCGAGTTCGACGCATTCGTGAGCGGGCTCGCGCCCGCGTACGCCAACGCGCCGCTGAATGCCGAGTACACGGCTCTCGTGCGCTATCTCCTCCTGCAGATCCTGCATCAGCCCGACCGCGCGATGAGGGCACTCGGCGACGCGCGCGTGGACGCGGACGCCAACGTCACCCGCCAGACGAGCGCGACGCTGCTCGCCATCCGCCTCGTGCAGCTCGATCGCGGCGCAGAGGCACGCAAGCTCATCGCGCCGCTGCTGCACGTTTCGAGCGCCCGCCCACGCGTGCTCATCCCCGCGCTGCTCATCGCGGCCGAGACCGACGCGGTCGACCACCGCGAGGCGCTGCTGCAGCGCGCCACGGCCCTCGCGGTCTGGAACCACTGCCATTCGGCGCTGACGTTCGGCCCCGCCGGTGTCCGCCAGCGCCTGGCGGCGCTGCTGCGCGAGCGCGGCGAGGGCGAGGTCGCCGACCGCCTGCTCGGCGTCGCGGCGAGCACCCCCATCGCAGGAACCGACGCCCTCACGAAGCGTGAGACGGCGGTCGTGCGCGCCGCGCTCGCCGGGCGCTCGAACATCGAGATCGCGGAAGAGCAGCACGTCAGCGTGAACACGGTGAAGACGCATCTGCGCACCGCCTACCGCAAGCTTCAGGTCTCGAACCGCGAGCAGCTCCATCAGTTGTTCCAGCTCGGGCGCTGA